A region from the Mercenaria mercenaria strain notata chromosome 7, MADL_Memer_1, whole genome shotgun sequence genome encodes:
- the LOC123555434 gene encoding uncharacterized protein LOC123555434 yields the protein MSASLDLPIIDMSKAYTERDEMAKLVVHGLENSGFLFIDNVDKLDYDGLLNACKWFFDKPLEFRKTVMRNFWNPENKNIYRGYFPVLDGEPSRKEGFEFARDIKENDPTVASNNWFYEKSPWPAEDGTFPFKSFLQSTYEILHNTALEILRLAALGLGIEENSFDDIFADRPCSTFRLMHYPPWNGAPPKSAYTEDGKVVITPAHTDTNFLTLLTRFSYGGLEVQSQSGEWVDVDPRPGSLVMNIGDTFSRMMGGRFKATRHRVIDIKKDRYAVPFFFTPSYDGDIGINFMSKATGQGPEHKVERYGPWVLDVIKYQKKYFEYRVLPDIEPKEQ from the coding sequence ATGTCGGCCTCTTTAGACTTACCAATAATTGACATGTCAAAGGCATATACTGAACGTGACGAAATGGCTAAACTAGTGGTTCATGGTCTAGAGAATAGCggatttttatttattgataacGTCGATAAACTGGACTATGATGGTTTATTGAATGCATGCAAATGGTTCTTTGACAAACCTTTGGAATTTAGGAAAACAGTAATGCGGAATTTCTGGAACCCTGAAAACAAGAACATATATCGAGGATATTTTCCTGTGCTAGATGGAGAACCAAGCCGAAAAGAAGGTTTTGAATTCGCTagagatataaaagaaaatgacCCAACTGTTGCGAGCAATAACTGGTTCTATGAGAAGTCTCCGTGGCCGGCAGAAGACGGCACATTTCCATTCAAGTCATTCCTTCAGTCCACATATGAGATATTACACAACACCGCACTAGAAATACTTCGCCTTGCAGCACTTGGTCTAGGTATAGAGGAAAACTCCTTTGATGATATCTTTGCGGACAGACCGTGCTCCACATTCCGCCTAATGCATTATCCACCATGGAATGGTGCTCCGCCAAAATCGGCATATACAGAAGATGGTAAAGTTGTGATAACTCCCGCACACACGGACACAAACTTCCTTACTTTGCTGACTCGTTTCAGTTACGGGGGTTTGGAAGTTCAGAGCCAATCTGGAGAATGGGTTGACGTAGACCCTAGACCGGGAAGTCTTGTCATGAATATTGGAGACACGTTCTCTCGAATGATGGGAGGACGTTTCAAAGCCACACGACATCGGgttattgatataaaaaaagaTCGTTACGCAGTTCCATTCTTCTTCACGCCGAGTTATGATGGGGATATAGGTATCAACTTTATGTCAAAAGCCACAGGCCAGGGACCAGAACATAAAGTGGAAAGGTACGGTCCGTGGGTTTTAGACgtgataaaatatcagaaaaaatacTTCGAATACAGAGTGTTACCTGACATTGAACCTAAAGAACAATAG